The proteins below come from a single Xiphophorus couchianus chromosome 20, X_couchianus-1.0, whole genome shotgun sequence genomic window:
- the rrp9 gene encoding U3 small nucleolar RNA-interacting protein 2 isoform X2: MSSSFFIKTKGNPKTTKKGKETAAVKRKADGDSGGQSKIRAKKSSSKYNEEISSDSEVESPNMSKKRQAKEEIEFEETPQEKKLRLAKLYLEQLKEEEEKKVEDESFEADLIAGRLQEEVLEQKGKLQRLIAKDLMPPDASEIRVLRGHKLPITCLVITPDDRCIFSAAKDCSIIKWDVENGKKLHTIHGGRKGTEDRHVGHTTHILCMAISSDGKYLATGDMNNLIMIWEGETCKHLYKFTGHKGPVSGLSFRKGTHDLYSASHDRSVKVWNADENAYVETLFGHQDVITGLDSLSRERCVTAGGRDGTVRVWKIAEESQLVFHGHEGSIDCVQLINEEHMITGADDGSVSLWSVNKKKPLGTVKQAHGCHGDPGLEQPHWVSAVAALHNSDTVASGSHNSQVNVWKCGQNYRGLQLLFSVPVSGFINSLKFSSSGQFLVAGVGQEHRLGRWWRLKEAKNGIYIIPLKRKPSNPEEAKQTE; this comes from the exons ATGTCGTCGTCTTTTTTCATCAAGACAAAAGGAAATCCCAAAACGACCAAGAAAGGCAAAGAAACAGCAGCGGTAAAGCGGAAG GCTGATGGAGATTCAGGAGGACAGAGCAAAATACGAGCAAAGAAATCCAGCAGCAAATACAATGAAGAGATTTCCAGTGACTCTGAGGTGGAGAG tCCTAACATGTCCAAGAAAAGGCAGGCCAAAGAGGAGATTGAGTTTGAGGAAACTCCACAGGAGAAGAAGCTCAGATTAGCTAAGCTTTACCTTGAGCAACTTAAAGAAGAAG AGGAAAAGAAAGTTGAAGATGAGTCATTTGAGGCAGATCTGATAGCTGGACGGCTTCAAGAAGAAGTG cttgaACAGAAAGGGAAGCTCCAGCGTCTTATAGCCAAAGAC ctgATGCCACCAGATGCTTCAGAGATCAGAGTGCTAAGAGGTCACAAACTACCGATTACGTGTCTGGTTATAACTCCTGATGACAGATGTATCTTCTCAGCTGCCAAAGACTGCTCCATAATCAAAT GGGATGTTGAAAATGGGAAGAAGCTCCATACAATACATGGTGGAAGGAAAGGTACAGAAGACCGCCATGTTGGACACACAACTCACATCCTGTGTATGGCTATATCATCAGATGGGAAATATCTG GCCACAGGAGACATGAACAATCTGATAATGATTTGGGAGGGAGAAACGTGTAAACATCTGTATAAATTTACAGGACACAAAGGCCCGGTGTCG GGTCTTTCATTCAGGAAGGGAACTCATGATCTGTACAGCGCCTCTCACGACCGCTCAGTCAAGGTGTGGAATGCAGACGAGAATGCATACGTGGAAACTCT GTTTGGCCATCAGGATGTGATCACCGGACTGGACAGTCTGAGCCGTGAGCGCTGCGTCACTGCAGGTGGGCGAGACGGCACCGTCAGAGTGTGGAAGATAGCAGAGGAGTCGCAGCTGGTGTTCCACGGACATGA AGGTTCGATTGATTGTGTCCAGCTCATAAATGAGGAGCACATGATAACAGGAGCAGATGACGG CTCAGTGTCTCTTTGGAGTGTCAACAAGAAAAAGCCTCTCGGCACGGTGAAGCAGGCTCACGGCTGCCATGGCGATCCAGGGCTGGAGCAACCTCATTGGGTGTCCGCAGTGGCAGCGCTTCACAATTCGGATACAGTAGCCTCAG gttcTCACAACTCCCAGGTGAATGTGTGGAAATGTGGCCAGAACTACCGTGGCCTGCAGCTTCTCTTCAGCGTGCCAGTG tCTGGTTTCATCAACAGTCTGAAGTTTTCGAGCTCTGGGCAGTTCTTGGTGGCTGGAGTCGGACAGGAGCACAG ATTGGGACGATGGTGGAGATTGAAAGAAGCCAAAAATGGGATTTATATCATTCctctaaaaagaaaaccatcaaATCCAGAAGAAGCAAAACAGACAGAATAA
- the rrp9 gene encoding U3 small nucleolar RNA-interacting protein 2 isoform X1, whose translation MSSSFFIKTKGNPKTTKKGKETAAVKRKADGDSGGQSKIRAKKSSSKYNEEISSDSEVESPNMSKKRQAKEEIEFEETPQEKKLRLAKLYLEQLKEEEEKKVEDESFEADLIAGRLQEEVLEQKGKLQRLIAKDLMPPDASEIRVLRGHKLPITCLVITPDDRCIFSAAKDCSIIKWDVENGKKLHTIHGGRKGTEDRHVGHTTHILCMAISSDGKYLATGDMNNLIMIWEGETCKHLYKFTGHKGPVSGLSFRKGTHDLYSASHDRSVKVWNADENAYVETLFGHQDVITGLDSLSRERCVTAGGRDGTVRVWKIAEESQLVFHGHEGSIDCVQLINEEHMITGADDGSVSLWSVNKKKPLGTVKQAHGCHGDPGLEQPHWVSAVAALHNSDTVASGASGCSHNSQVNVWKCGQNYRGLQLLFSVPVSGFINSLKFSSSGQFLVAGVGQEHRLGRWWRLKEAKNGIYIIPLKRKPSNPEEAKQTE comes from the exons ATGTCGTCGTCTTTTTTCATCAAGACAAAAGGAAATCCCAAAACGACCAAGAAAGGCAAAGAAACAGCAGCGGTAAAGCGGAAG GCTGATGGAGATTCAGGAGGACAGAGCAAAATACGAGCAAAGAAATCCAGCAGCAAATACAATGAAGAGATTTCCAGTGACTCTGAGGTGGAGAG tCCTAACATGTCCAAGAAAAGGCAGGCCAAAGAGGAGATTGAGTTTGAGGAAACTCCACAGGAGAAGAAGCTCAGATTAGCTAAGCTTTACCTTGAGCAACTTAAAGAAGAAG AGGAAAAGAAAGTTGAAGATGAGTCATTTGAGGCAGATCTGATAGCTGGACGGCTTCAAGAAGAAGTG cttgaACAGAAAGGGAAGCTCCAGCGTCTTATAGCCAAAGAC ctgATGCCACCAGATGCTTCAGAGATCAGAGTGCTAAGAGGTCACAAACTACCGATTACGTGTCTGGTTATAACTCCTGATGACAGATGTATCTTCTCAGCTGCCAAAGACTGCTCCATAATCAAAT GGGATGTTGAAAATGGGAAGAAGCTCCATACAATACATGGTGGAAGGAAAGGTACAGAAGACCGCCATGTTGGACACACAACTCACATCCTGTGTATGGCTATATCATCAGATGGGAAATATCTG GCCACAGGAGACATGAACAATCTGATAATGATTTGGGAGGGAGAAACGTGTAAACATCTGTATAAATTTACAGGACACAAAGGCCCGGTGTCG GGTCTTTCATTCAGGAAGGGAACTCATGATCTGTACAGCGCCTCTCACGACCGCTCAGTCAAGGTGTGGAATGCAGACGAGAATGCATACGTGGAAACTCT GTTTGGCCATCAGGATGTGATCACCGGACTGGACAGTCTGAGCCGTGAGCGCTGCGTCACTGCAGGTGGGCGAGACGGCACCGTCAGAGTGTGGAAGATAGCAGAGGAGTCGCAGCTGGTGTTCCACGGACATGA AGGTTCGATTGATTGTGTCCAGCTCATAAATGAGGAGCACATGATAACAGGAGCAGATGACGG CTCAGTGTCTCTTTGGAGTGTCAACAAGAAAAAGCCTCTCGGCACGGTGAAGCAGGCTCACGGCTGCCATGGCGATCCAGGGCTGGAGCAACCTCATTGGGTGTCCGCAGTGGCAGCGCTTCACAATTCGGATACAGTAGCCTCAGGTGCCTCTGGCT gttcTCACAACTCCCAGGTGAATGTGTGGAAATGTGGCCAGAACTACCGTGGCCTGCAGCTTCTCTTCAGCGTGCCAGTG tCTGGTTTCATCAACAGTCTGAAGTTTTCGAGCTCTGGGCAGTTCTTGGTGGCTGGAGTCGGACAGGAGCACAG ATTGGGACGATGGTGGAGATTGAAAGAAGCCAAAAATGGGATTTATATCATTCctctaaaaagaaaaccatcaaATCCAGAAGAAGCAAAACAGACAGAATAA
- the LOC114135958 gene encoding uncharacterized protein LOC114135958 codes for MPPKRSSGSSSGQPQVKMIKIGSPLDVQEFSGSVEDRYRMAEESSHSPLPTNEPETFDFDEEHFASQGIRTDTVSLLMKIEQLQAQLKYERRCRILAERELRELKEMNTLMIQMRHTANELRVTLDHVLHGSEAGVEPQNTDEGVTFLSDSGVHVGGVHNIPEDDLNFVYLAENIRVPKDLYERVADISDFKKYVGALLMIIFDRDTLATHCLQGRKNNFTGEDSHKPPLPPEILKSLMDHVAEKFGVDITQIKYAIRTKLNNEDKLLKKRLGLVKTENRASVDQTFCQDASILSRNDAMANDSVF; via the exons ATGCCTCCAAAGAGAAGCTCTGGATCAAGTTCAGGACAGCCGCAAGTGAAGATGATAAAGATCGGCAGCCCTTTAGATGTCCAGGAGTTCAGTGGGTCTGTGGAGGACAGATACAGGATGGCAGAGGAGTCCAGCCACTCCCCTCTTCCCACCAACGAA CCTGAAACTTTTGACTTTGATGAAGAACATTTTGCAAGCCAAGGCATCAGGACGGACACCGTCAGCCTCCTCATGAAAATAGAGCAGCTGCAGGCGCAGCTCAAATACGAGCGGAGATGCAGGATCTTGGCTGAGAGAGAGTTGAGGGAACTCAAAG AGATGAACACGCTCATGATACAGATGAGGCACACAGCAAATGAACTTCGAGTAACTCTGGATCACGTTCTTCATGGAAGTGAGGCTGGGGTCGAACCACAAAACACTGATGAAGGCGTGACCTTCCTGAGCGATTCCGGAGTTCATGTTGGAGGAGTTCATAATATCCCAGAG gatgACCTTAACTTTGTGTATCTTGCTGAGAATATACGAGTGCCAAAAGATCTTTATGAGCGTGTTGCAGACATTTCTGACTTTAAGAAGTATGTCGGCGCTCTGCTGATGATAATTTTCGACCGAGACACTTTGGCCACTCACTGTCTGCAGGGCCGGAAGAACAACTTCACAGGAGAAGATAGCCACAAGCCTCCTCTCCCACCTGAGATCTTGAAAAGCTTAATGG aTCATGTTGCAGAAAAGTTTGGCGTCGACATTACCCAGATTAAATATGCCATCCGCACAAAGCTGAACAACGAGGACAAGCTGCTGAAGAAGAGGTTGGGGTtggttaaaactgaaaacagagcaTCTGTTGATCAAACTTTCTGCCAAGATGCTTCGATTCTGTCTAGAAATGATGCAATGGCAAATGACTCTGTTTTCTAG